DNA sequence from the Antedon mediterranea chromosome 7, ecAntMedi1.1, whole genome shotgun sequence genome:
GCCCAAGGCtatcatgaaaattatatttatttcaattattaataccgATAATTAACAGTGTCTGTTAATACCGATAATTAACAGTGTCTGTGCTCTATTTGACCTTAtgaccttgaaaatgacctttaaaCTTGTAAGTTGAAAAATTTATGAACTTCACCATCTGCAGCAATATGTCAATAATGATCCAATAATggttacatttcttttaattagcttatatgttgttgaaaacagcttaaacctctattttaccatatttgaccttataaccttgaaaatgacctttgacctgaaatttGAGAGCGGCATCCACCCCTATCTTTTTTGTCATCCCATAAGGGATATATTCCACATGGTTACCTGCTATTAACAGAAAATGCCCCCCATGATGAAAAAGCTCACATTGGCCGCCCTACTATGATACATTAAGAAGATTACAGATTATTAAGAAGATAGACAGTTTTCTTATATCGCTCTAAATGTTCCATActtactactactgtatttgaTCAGTGACCTATTTAGTGAATAAACGTGTCTTTCCAAGAAAAAACGTAAACAAATAGTCCTTCTACATCAAGACAATATttacttacttattttaattataatattattcatcaattatttaaagatgtattgtccgccaaaaacatgaaaaatgaagattaatgaaatcagactttgaataacCCATAACCCAGTTAATCACTTAAGTAGAACACAAACccgaaaaaaatgttcacttataaaatgactcaccaaataaacggttaaattcaactaaaaaccaattggctggcagccaatttgactatgttttgctttaaattacagttttccgggtaaatattatttttttcgatccaattttgggtaaagtgaataactattacgtgGAATTAAAGTGGCatatattaacaattaaattaaatttttcagggggacaatacatttttaacttGTATACGATGTCGGTTTCAAATGTTTACTTGTTCATAAATGCACGCGTATATATATTAAACAGTTCATAggcaaaaaatacaaataaaaagacaaactgTGGTGTGTTATAATACGTAAACTTTCCTTTTTTGCaattttggcgttccatatttACGATTAAGCTTTGAGCTCGAGCGTAAAACCGTGTACAATGTTCGCTCGAGTAAAGGCTTTTTCTTCCATTcgatcaaagaatatatatctcaagaatgagtattccgcgatttttgcatgagaaatttgtaacagagagctccagtgagtgatgcccgccctcataagggcggatgtatacatactaaataagacttgatttaatagatattatacatgtcacattaaatagaattatgataatagtttttgcaattttaaactattttataatacatatttataaacaaaCTAGTGTaaattcacttttacagacaattatttactaacatgctaagttagttcacaaaaaaggcctataaatgtataaagaaaatgtgttaaaaaaagtaaaaagtatcattgatgatgaaacacatcctcttcacaaacaatttgctctcatgaattctggcataagactacgtgcacttaataccaaaacaaaacggtttaggtgctcgtttgtacctaatgctatacacttatataactccagagtacaaaggtaaaatgtaaccgataatttttatctaattttaacaatttttagcctcttaactttttgtgtgtttttttgtaaattgtattttatatttttgtattttgccagttttcaaatcacatttctgttttttaaatggacaataaagtatatatgactgactatgactatgactatgactaacacagcaacaccaaaaatcaatgaatcgtttactcagcacggcctattctttaccattgccgtatactactctacgcccggtaaattaagtattgtttttatgatataaattagtataaaatacatgttattaataggacaaaatgttaaatgttattaacatttatttgttttaccagaaacaagttaaatataggaatattattaaacaatccttcgtgaaaacgcgtaaacaccaacacgcccggtcacgctattgtagcgcccggttgataaagcaactgtttatacggcagtttttactaaataaattgcataaaacgaacaattaaatatccaaatagtatttaacatgatgttggcatgtagttgataaactttttttatcatgaaaatactaccggtggtccagcctttgattagtgaaaccgtcacaaaaagttgtatacatcccagatacatccacacttatggcggcgccctaccacatggacaatattactgttacagggaaaatcgcggattactcattcttgtgatatatattctttgattcGATCCACTGGTTGAACGTATGCGGTGATGTGTGCGTTGTGAATGTGTCTCTCCCGTGTGTGACCTAGGCCTAGGATAGGTCCTAGCTTAGTCCTGCATGTATGTATGTTAAACCTGAAATAAACACTGTATTATTAGCCTACACCTAAGATAGCCTAGGCcctctactaggcctactaggcctagcaatACCCTGTCCGTTTATCACACACACTTTCTGTCCAAAAACAGTAACACCACCACCTTCCTTACTATTATAGGGGCCTACAGTTACAAACAGTACAGCACAGCAGAGTACTCTACTACTAGTGTACTAGTACAGTACTAGCCCCTAGAGTACTACTACTGagctatagcctagctaggtctaCTACTAGAAAACTCTAGCCTACACCGTCACAAACCAAACTAATTTTGTTATGAATACACACAGATATATATAatacctactaggcctagctaggcctagtaactaCCCATTTCAATATTATCTTCTGAAAGTTCTGgttaataatatttgaatttttttccCACAGCAATAATGAATGAAAAGGAAAGTGTAAATTTGGATTcgaacattgaaataaaaattgaaccaggttagatttttttaaatattttgtgcctgttaaataaattatttaaaaagaataaatgattgttatttattcttttaaagGCCTGGAAGCAAGTCAAGATATAGATGAGAGTGAAGACAATGGATACTGGTTTGTGGACAAAAATCAAGAAATATTGTTTCAATCAGAAGATGCATTGTTGTCACAAGGACAACCTAAAGAATACCAATGTGAACAGTGTGGAAAGAAATTTGATAAACATTTTAATCTAAAAACACACTTAAGAATACATACAGGAGAAAAGCCgtttaaatgtgaacattgtggaaaaaaGTTCAACCAGAGTAGCCATCTGAAAAgtcatttaagaatacacactgGAGAAAGGCCATATGAGTGTAAAGAATgcggaaagaaatttaaccggAATAGTGAcctaaaaatacatttaaggATACATACAGGAGAGAAACCGTATGGGTGTGAATATTGCGGACAGAAATTTAATCGGAATAGTTATTTGACAATACATTTAAGGGGACATACAGGGGAGATGCAATATCCATGTGAACAATGTGGAAAGAAGTTTAACCAGAGAAGCACTTTGAAAACACATTTAAGGATTCACACAGGCGACCAACCGTATCAATGTGATTATTGCAGTCAAAAATTCAACGGCAGTGGTGATTTAACACTACACTTGCGGACACACACTGGTGAAAAACCGTTTGAATGTGAAGaatgtggaaagaaatttagtCGAGGGAGCAGTTTGAAACTACATTGGAGAATACACACAGGCGAAAAACCATTCGATTGTGAATTTTGTGGACAGAAATTTAATCAAAATGTTCATTTGAAAaggcatttaaaaaaacatgaacaaatgaCCCAGTAGCtttattttagattataaaattaaatctaTGTACTGCATCTACCTACCTAGTACCTATCCTCTTTAGCCCATAAGGCTTCAAATGTTTGTCTCCAGGGACGGATTTAGGTAGGGGCTAAACAGACTTTAGCCCCCACTAAAATTTAAAAGCtatatctttttttaataaaataatgataaaataatttattttctgcaATCTGACTGatcgtttttatcatttatgaaatatttagccaCCCTAATCTATAACGCTTCTAAGATTCCCATTCCAGTGCCATTCTCTCCATTTTCACTGTCCGCCAACAACATGTTTATTAGGGCATTCCTCCTTCCttcaggacaccatgttaaGAATGTCATACAGTGGCTGCTATCCTCCATTCTTAACATGTGCTCAATCCATTTCTATCACCTTGTTCTAACGTCTTCACTTATCCTCATATCGGTTATGCCTAGTACATCAACAATCGATACATTTGGCCATCTAATTTTGAGTACTGTATCCTACTAAAGCTGTGATGTGATTtgccatacatggacatgatgattttatatcactaccatatttgggcaaaactagtttgattgtatAGACAGAGTTTAAGCCATCTAAATtgaaactgttaacataaattGTTTAATGAGTCGTTTTGGTAAcgcattgattgattgaactaATAACTAGTAACTGGAAAATATCACCACCATGTTAATATTAAACAGTATCCCAAAAGCATTAGCAACAAGAGCAATCGGAGAGTTGCAACCTTCGCCAAAAGTCAAAAGAGAAAAAGGATTAAGAATCGTAATTGATCTGTTTTTGTGGTCCATAATTGGAATCCATGTCCGGATTACCTCCAAAATTGAATGGATTCTTCcgtgaccacatatctatctattTGACCTACCGCCTaagtaaaagaataaaaaaagtgGTCTAAACATAGAATCATAGTACAAAATTTAATGAAGTGGTCCGTCCGTCCACTTATCTAAAGTATCTGtggtttaaatttggtaaagaTCCGTATTTTAGTTTTGACGTTATCCTGCTGACAAATAACATACATGCACACAATCTCTGACAAAAATCGCAAACTAAAATGATGTCATATGATGCATGACAAACCCAGTGTTGCCACTATTGTCATGATGAACTACATTCTTTTTAGTAAACTGGTAAATTGAACCAAAAAGAGGTAAATGTATAGTTGTCAAACAATTCCCTGCATGATGTGAATTGTTATTTAAATCTTAATATCTTCGCATAATAAGAATGTTCTGTAGAATAAATAACTATATCTAAAATATAcctttgtgtttttattttgttttagaactgtaaaaactaaaataacTTAAATATGATGTTTGTTTTAAAGTTACCTTCCACTGACATATTGTCCTTCATCCAAccaactgtaggcctactcataatttgataactagACTGACATCTAGAGGCGAATCAGAAGGGAAAGGGGACGGCATCATTCGCCAAAAGATTTTAACTCGTTTTATTCTCTTAcatttacaattacagtataacTCCTATAATTTCTTGTAATCTAGTTCTTTTTTATagttattgaaattgattttcacctttttttaaagatgcAAAATAGAGTAATACAGTACCACTCTCTGACCATCAGGTCAACAACCCTTGATCACAATTTCTCTACTCCAGCTATTAACATCCCTAGTGGTTTCTTTCTGTCCCTAGTTACTCTTTATTCACTTTCCTATAACCCACATCCTTAATCAATTACTGTTTCCTCATCATCAAGGAATGTTCCCTTTTACAAATAGTCCCCttcccagtaggcctacatgcatATTAATTAGGACCGTTCCTTAAATATGGACGTACTGGTGAAGGAAAGGAGAGAAGAAAacgttttaagaaaaaaaaagagatagGTTGGAACTTTGTAGAATGTGAAAATGTAGCTTAGTAATTAATTCTGACTGCTGTAGAAGATGATAGAATCAATACCGGATCTACTGTGactaaacttaaaattaacataattagGGGACAAGAAGAATTACTAATAAAATGGTACCACATCCTTTTTGATCTTTCTTGGAAGACCAACCTCAGCAATGTGATGTGAGAATAAAGGTCACCTTTGACTCATAGACTTTGGTCCCATCATTTTACTGTAGGAAGTTGTTTTTACTCGAATGCAAAACTCGCCGCGTATGTGTGTCGTCACTGTAGAGTGTATAAAAAccgtttaaaaataaaacagacaAAGTTACTGCGATATTGAGTTAAGAGTGTCACATTTAACATGAACTCAGAAGAAGCTATTCTCTATTCTAAAACTAGAAAGTTACAGCACACGTCTTTTGACCTTTATGTACGTCGATATTTGTCGATCAATCCGCAAGATGTAATTCTGGATGTTGGTTGCGGAACCGGCGATATTGCAAATGAGATGGCAGTCACTGCCCGTTCTGTAACTGGTGAGTATGACAGCTTAGCACGTGTGACTTACATCTGTATTATTTACACTACAGTTTCTAATGTTTAGTAGAAATAAAGTAATTTAGCGTTTATGATGATTAATACGTAGCTATAGTGTGATGTTTATCCACGaatgataatgataaataataattgtattttatagagGAACTCTTTCTAtttcaaaaatgtaaaatattgattCACCAGTCAtagatttaaatatattatttggttttatataacacctaaataaatttctgtcatttgattgaacgATTGTGGATCACATGGCGTAGGATTGTTTGATCGTTTGATAATTAACACTaaggtgtgtttataaaatccatatacatatgaatcaaatgtaggccttgAGCTAGGGCTACCTTTTTAGGATTCAAATGataggaatctatttagatgttatataaaacaaataatgaatgttttatattcgtgtaatggtacaaataatggaatttggtgaatgatgaaaggttatatattaACTCGGTTtcgcctcgttgaaatataacctttcattaTTCCACCACCTCatgtcattatttgtaccattacactcataaacatacattatttgtaccattacactcataaacattcattatttgtaccattgcactcataaacattcattatttgtatattaatatatgttttaacaatatAAATGTGAATTACCATGTTTTATGGCGACAAATACATTTATctgaataaatacaaacaaaacattttcatttgGGTTCGATTAAGTTCACTGGTTATAatctttgttttgaaaatggggggataaaattataaataatttgcgAAAATGTTTTATGACGATTTCATGTTGTATATCTTTAGGCCATGACATATCCAGAGAGATGGTAGATGTTGCAAAACAGAAATACCAACGTTTAAATCTGACCTACGAAATTGCTGATATCGTTGACTGCCTTCAAACATGTCCAAACTGGAAAGGTGCATTCAGCAAGGTTGTTTCTGTACATGTATTGCACTGggtaaaagaaagaaaacaagcGTTCCAAAATATTTTCGACTGCCTTAATGAAAATGGAAAatgctatttattattttgtggacCACTTCACCAAATGTTGGGGCTCAGTAAAGAAGATCTTCCATATTACTTGGAGAATCACAACAAATGGAAGCAACATCTTAGGGTATGTATAAGCTTAAATCTTGATTTTTGTAAACGGTTGGTTCCCCGGAGGCTTAGTGTGCGCTATTTTTTGAACGTCGATTTGGCCAAAGTGTGTTTATCTAGgctatatttattaattattaaaaatacggATCCACCCCCCTCTTTACTTGGGCCATATACCTATTTAGGATCCGCCCTGTAGGCCTAATCTATTCATTTCAtcttatatttgtataatagtaATCGATACCTACCTCCTCCTCAGGGCTATGATCACAAGATGTATAACCAGCTTACACTAGAGGAAAATATGGAGTTGCTAAAATCGGTTGGTTTTCAAAAGGTTGAAGGAGAATTGCATTCACCTTGTGACGAAATCGACTTCGGCAAGAAGCAGTTAAGTGGTAAAAGATTATCATTTTCTATTTCTAATACGCTGTACTATATCTCAAATGTTTACGATTAGGCCTAACATTATCTTAAATATTTTAACCGCGCTCTGTCTGCTTGATATTGTAAAATGCTGAGCAGCTCAGGGAAGAAATCATTTCATACCATTCAGAGACGAGCGTTTGTGATTttgagttttatttaatttcagatTACTTGAGTACACTTGTTGGTCATGTAAATTACGTACCTGAGGAGTATCGATCTGAGATTCTGCAAGATGCTACAGATTGGTGCTACCGAAATCTGCCGGTCAACAAACGAGGAAACACATACACTAAAATAGACATAATAGTGTTGCGTGCTATGAAGACAGAAAAGAACGTTATTATGTAGATACTATGGTGTATGCAGGGAGATGTATATTCCTTGCAAATTTGTTTTTCCACATTTATAACttcatttaaatcatttaattaaaaattaactaTTTTTTTCCCGATACATTTTTTCTATTGGATCCTCCAAACAAACGTCAACCAGCCAAAGAAAATTTGTATATGGCATGCGACCAACACCATCAAGCAAGTAATCCATTGGTGctatgatataatatttttgttctatTATCAACATTTCCCCAGTATTGTAGGCGGCAAATTCCGTGATAAAGCATGTTCATTTGTAGAAACACCCACGAATGCAGCTTGCTGTTACATTACAGAATTTGGTATGGTATCCAATGGGTtccaaatattatatacaatgttATTATAAATCAGTCCTACTGGTTGCTGAAGTTTTTACTGCGTCTTACTCTTTTCTGATGAactctgattttttttaatgttataaagGCCAAGTATTGTAAATTTAACTGCTCAATATAGACGTTCGAGAATGGCATTATGtgtgtttttaattatattagcTTTATAGCTACATTAcataaattttataattaaataagtaATCGATAAATATTTCAAGGTGTCTGTGTAATTATTACCTGTAAATATTACACTTTTTAATCGAAAGAAGTGGACTGATTGTTTTAAGagtgttttgtatataatatgtttGTAAATCTTGCattgataatataatattctgtTTTCTAAAAACGAAATTCtagtttttaattatataaagtGATTTCTTCGTATAAGTATCTTTATAAAGTTTAATACTGGATTTAACTTTTATATACCTAAAGGTGGCGCtgtttaacaaacaaaaaacaacgtTTGCTACACACAGAGTAGCACACAAGACACGATCGACACGAGCGTGGGCTATTTGTAAGTAATTTTTAGCCTAGAATTTTAatcactaggcctagcctaggctatatgGTTTTTTGATGGGGTAAACAAAAGTACGTTAAATTTCATCACCAACTATGTACGGTGTTGCCTGGAGACAGAAGTAGACTAGCCTAGATAGGTAGCGCCTACTAGGCCCTAGCCTGGGCCTACTAGCTACCCTCTAGCTAGGTCTAACGAGTTGGTAGGCTAGCTAaggtaggccctaggcctactaataatagTATTAGGCCCTCTATTCGAGGCCGCCTAGGCTTATACTTAGGCTAGACTCTAGGCCTAATCTTAATTAAGGCTTCGCTAGGCTAGATATCCTATGCTTACCTTTAGTGATGCTTacttttattgatattaaagAGCCAGTGAGTTAAAACTCATTTTGGGTTGCCTTGTAGTAGCTTCTCTTTTTAATTTTAGTGTTTGTTAACTTTTATTATATTAGTTATTACAGGCTAAACTAGGGCTAGGCCCTATCCTACTGTATGTctgtcaaatttgtttttgagatatttaatatataaatttattatttttagttaagaTCATCGGACTGCTGACTCTTGTATGTAGATATAGTATTAGTAATCATATTTACTAAAAGCAGTCCCTGGCCAATTTATCTCTGCGTAAGTTACATTTTATGGTggtaaacaaatgaaataaatgattaaaaatagaAGTGAAATCTCTATGCATTGGGTAACtttttgctttattttattttaacataattttccAGTTAAcagctgtattttttttaaaggaaagcTATAATGAGTGGTACAAAAAAGCAAGGCCCAGCGCCTACTGTAAACCAGATTATTTCAGATTCTTTGACACAGTTGGCTAGCCGTTTTTGGGCTCCTAATAGTCCAATACCATTACAGCCATTTGATCCAAAGGTAAACTCACTTTTATAgattactattttattttgttgatatAAGGAGTTTATTGACCATATGTAAAgcacacaaatatatatgttgaaattttaaaaaccaGAAAAAAAGTGGGAAAAAAAAGGATTTTGGACAGGTAGCAGGTTAATATAAAAAAGCAAAGTATTTTAAACATGATAAACACTTTGccccaaaatgaaaatactctAAACTTTAAAATTTAAGAATACAGTACATGCTCAGTATTTGGTTTACTGTTCTTTGCTTTGGTATGACTCAGTTATAATACATTATTGAAAATTAGACTAAATAGAACTAACTGGTGTCAGTAGTAAAAGTAAGATAGAGGTCACCTTCACCATTGATAGTGCTGTAAAGCATAGATTTCATATACAGCATAGTATTAATATTCTTAgtaactatttttttttcaggttgtTGAGgatgtttatttaaatgaattgGTCAAGACAAAGTAAGTAGTTCTCAAATATTAGGAAGGGAGTTTTTGATTTGTAGCAGTCGACGTGAAAATCTAAAAGTCCATATTATTACAGTATCTGTTTGGAtgacaatatttgttttaatactatACAGTAATTGATTTAGTACTAAaatcagaataaaaaaaaactaataataaaggTTAATAATAAACTTAATACAATCGTTTGTAAGCGCTTTACATCATAATTATATTACACTTTGTACATTAGTATATCAAAGGGCAGCCTATTGGTCATGATGTCATTTGATCATACCTTGTAGATCGGAGTTGACGTTGTGACCAGGCTGCCTGATAGTCAGTTGATAAAGATCTAGA
Encoded proteins:
- the LOC140054314 gene encoding uncharacterized protein, which produces MNEKESVNLDSNIEIKIEPGLEASQDIDESEDNGYWFVDKNQEILFQSEDALLSQGQPKEYQCEQCGKKFDKHFNLKTHLRIHTGEKPFKCEHCGKKFNQSSHLKSHLRIHTGERPYECKECGKKFNRNSDLKIHLRIHTGEKPYGCEYCGQKFNRNSYLTIHLRGHTGEMQYPCEQCGKKFNQRSTLKTHLRIHTGDQPYQCDYCSQKFNGSGDLTLHLRTHTGEKPFECEECGKKFSRGSSLKLHWRIHTGEKPFDCEFCGQKFNQNVHLKRHLKKHEQMTQ
- the LOC140055458 gene encoding juvenile hormone acid O-methyltransferase-like; this translates as MNSEEAILYSKTRKLQHTSFDLYVRRYLSINPQDVILDVGCGTGDIANEMAVTARSVTGHDISREMVDVAKQKYQRLNLTYEIADIVDCLQTCPNWKGAFSKVVSVHVLHWVKERKQAFQNIFDCLNENGKCYLLFCGPLHQMLGLSKEDLPYYLENHNKWKQHLRGYDHKMYNQLTLEENMELLKSVGFQKVEGELHSPCDEIDFGKKQLSDYLSTLVGHVNYVPEEYRSEILQDATDWCYRNLPVNKRGNTYTKIDIIVLRAMKTEKNVIM